A window of the Gossypium hirsutum isolate 1008001.06 chromosome A05, Gossypium_hirsutum_v2.1, whole genome shotgun sequence genome harbors these coding sequences:
- the LOC107958468 gene encoding lamin-like protein yields MLVSTSGLLLPVCLFLLIFGTVTATDHIVGANKGWNPGINYTLWANNQTFYVGDFISFRYQKTQYNVFEVNQTGYDNCTTEGAVGNWSSGKDFIPLNESKRYYFICGNGQCFNGMKVSVVVHPLPSPTASPAASHSSNSSNAAGLVILPRGITGFRTLVVALASIWFGSGWV; encoded by the exons ATGTTGGTCTCAACCTCGGGCCTGCTCCTCCCGGTGTGCTTGTTTCTTCTAATATTTGGCACTGTCACCGCTACTGACCACATTGTGGGTGCTAACAAAGGCTGGAACCCTGGCATCAACTACACCCTTTGGGCCAACAATCAGACCTTCTACGTCGGAGACTTCATCT CGTTTAGGTACCAAAAGACACAATACAATGTGTTTGAAGTGAACCAAACTGGGTATGACAACTGCACAACGGAAGGAGCAGTAGGGAACTGGAGCAGCGGCAAGGATTTTATACCTCTCAACGAGTCCAAGAGATACTACTTCATTTGTGGCAATGGGCAGTGCTTCAACGGCATGAAGGTTTCAGTCGTTGTTCATCCCCTGCCTTCGCCCACTGCCTCACCGGCTGCCTCCCATTCATCAAACAGCTCCAACGCCGCTGGACTGGTAATTTTGCCAAGGGGTATAACTGGTTTCAGAACTTTGGTT